A genomic segment from Halomonas sp. TA22 encodes:
- a CDS encoding YeaH/YhbH family protein, which translates to MTYFIDRRANAKHKSAVNRQRFLDRYRTHIKRSVEEAVNSRSITDMERGEKVSIPTRDISEPVFQHGQGGNRTIVNPGNREFVEGDRLRRPGGGGGGGGGDGNASNQGEGMDEFAFSLSREEFLEFVFDGLELPHLQRKQLVDLEEVRPVRAGISRDGVPSRINIVRSMREAQARRIAMRAPIRRALREAQEALEVEERKDSVLRNPSRIAELKAEVERLEKRLESVPFIDTYDLRYNNVVNQPQPSNKAVMFCIMDVSGSMTQSHKDIAKRFFLLLYLFLERNYEKVELVFVRHHTAAKEVDEEEFFYSRETGGTIVSSALTLVDEIIADRYPPGQWNLYVAQASDGDNWDDDSTTCRELLLKSLMPRLQYYTYVEITPHAHQALWEEYQTVAAEFPSRFAMRQIVEAGDIYPVFRELFRRRAKA; encoded by the coding sequence ATGACCTATTTCATCGATCGTCGCGCCAATGCCAAGCACAAGAGCGCGGTCAACCGACAGCGCTTCCTCGACCGCTACCGCACGCATATCAAGCGGTCAGTGGAGGAGGCGGTCAATAGCCGCTCGATCACCGACATGGAGCGCGGCGAGAAGGTCTCGATTCCCACCCGCGACATCTCCGAGCCGGTGTTCCAGCATGGCCAGGGCGGCAACCGGACCATCGTCAATCCGGGCAATCGGGAGTTCGTCGAGGGTGATCGCCTGCGTCGCCCCGGTGGCGGTGGGGGGGGAGGTGGCGGTGATGGCAACGCCTCGAACCAGGGCGAGGGGATGGACGAGTTCGCCTTCAGCCTGAGCCGCGAAGAGTTCCTCGAATTCGTCTTCGACGGGCTTGAGCTCCCTCACCTGCAGCGCAAGCAGCTGGTGGATCTCGAGGAGGTACGCCCGGTGCGTGCGGGGATTTCCCGGGATGGCGTGCCGTCGCGAATCAATATCGTGCGTTCGATGCGTGAGGCCCAGGCCCGGCGCATCGCCATGCGTGCACCGATTCGACGAGCCCTGCGCGAGGCCCAGGAGGCGCTAGAGGTGGAAGAGCGCAAGGACTCGGTGCTTCGCAATCCGTCGCGCATCGCCGAACTCAAGGCCGAGGTCGAACGTCTCGAGAAGCGTCTCGAGTCGGTGCCGTTCATCGACACCTACGACCTTCGCTACAACAATGTGGTCAATCAGCCCCAGCCCTCCAACAAGGCGGTGATGTTCTGCATCATGGATGTTTCCGGTTCCATGACCCAGTCGCACAAGGACATCGCCAAACGCTTCTTCCTGCTCCTCTATCTTTTTCTCGAACGCAACTACGAGAAGGTCGAGCTGGTCTTCGTGCGCCACCATACCGCAGCCAAGGAGGTCGACGAGGAGGAGTTCTTCTACTCCCGGGAGACCGGCGGCACCATCGTCTCCAGCGCTCTGACGCTGGTCGACGAGATCATTGCCGACCGCTATCCGCCAGGGCAGTGGAATCTCTATGTGGCGCAGGCGAGCGATGGCGACAACTGGGACGACGACTCCACGACCTGCCGGGAGCTATTGCTCAAGTCACTGATGCCCCGCCTGCAGTACTACACCTATGTCGAGATCACGCCGCACGCACACCAGGCCCTGTGGGAGGAGTACCAGACGGTGGCTGCCGAGTTCCCCTCTCGCTTCGCCATGCGCCAGATCGTCGAGGCGGGCGATATCTATCCGGTTTTCCGCGAGCTGTTCCGGCGCCGTGCCAAGGCATGA
- a CDS encoding PrkA family serine protein kinase produces the protein MSIFDHVQNRYERVQQEEMSLQEYLELCRSEPTAYATAAERMLVAIGEPEVIDTARDSRLSRIFSNKVIRRYPAFAEFHGMEEAIEQIVAYFRHAAQGLEEKKQILYLLGPVGGGKSSLAERLKLLMERVPFYAVKGSPVFESPLGLFSPEEDGELLEKEFGIPRRYLKSVMSPWASKRLKEYGGDISRFKVVRLYPSRLNQIAISKTEPGDENNQDISSLVGKVDIRQLELYSQDDPDAYSFSGGLCKSNQGLMEFVEMFKAPIKVLHPLLTATQEGNYNPTEGMGAIPFDGVVLAHSNESEWQAFRNNRNNEAFLDRVYIVKVPYCLRASEEVKIYQKLLEHSSLSQAPCAPDTLRMLAQFSVLSRLKEPENSSIYSKMRIYDGENLKDTDPKAKSIQEYRDSAGVDEGMDGLSTRFAFKILSKVFNFDTHEIAANPVHLLYVLEQRLEQEQLPKEAHERYLRYIKEYLAPRYVDFIGKEIQTAYLESYSEYGQNIFDRYVTYADFWIQDQEYRDPETGELFNRQSLNDELEKIEKPAGISNPKDFRHEVVNFVLRARAQNNGMNPSWQSYEKLRGVIEKKMFANTEELLPVISFNAKASVADQRKHEDFVARMVDRGYTEKQVRLLSEWYLRVRKSQ, from the coding sequence ATGAGTATTTTCGATCACGTCCAGAATCGCTACGAACGCGTCCAGCAGGAGGAAATGAGCCTGCAGGAGTACCTTGAGTTGTGCCGTAGCGAACCTACGGCTTATGCCACTGCTGCCGAGCGAATGCTGGTCGCCATCGGCGAGCCGGAGGTGATCGATACCGCCAGAGACTCCCGACTGTCTCGCATCTTCTCCAACAAGGTGATCCGTCGCTACCCCGCTTTTGCCGAGTTCCACGGCATGGAGGAGGCCATCGAGCAGATCGTCGCCTACTTCCGTCATGCCGCGCAGGGGCTCGAGGAGAAGAAGCAGATTCTCTATCTGCTGGGCCCGGTGGGCGGCGGCAAGTCGTCGCTGGCCGAGCGTCTCAAGCTGCTGATGGAGCGCGTGCCGTTCTATGCCGTCAAGGGCTCGCCAGTGTTCGAATCACCGCTTGGGCTGTTCTCACCGGAGGAAGATGGCGAGCTGCTTGAGAAGGAGTTCGGCATTCCCAGGCGCTACCTCAAGAGCGTGATGTCGCCCTGGGCCTCCAAGCGGCTCAAGGAGTATGGTGGCGACATCTCGCGGTTCAAGGTGGTGCGCCTCTACCCGTCGCGGCTCAATCAGATCGCCATCTCCAAGACCGAGCCAGGCGACGAGAACAACCAGGACATCTCGTCGTTGGTCGGCAAGGTCGACATTCGCCAGCTCGAGCTCTACTCCCAGGACGACCCTGATGCCTACAGCTTCTCGGGGGGGCTTTGTAAGTCCAACCAGGGACTGATGGAGTTCGTCGAGATGTTCAAGGCACCGATCAAGGTGCTGCACCCCCTGCTGACCGCCACCCAGGAGGGAAACTACAACCCCACCGAAGGGATGGGGGCGATTCCCTTCGACGGCGTGGTGCTTGCCCACTCCAACGAGAGCGAGTGGCAGGCGTTTCGCAACAATCGCAACAACGAGGCCTTCCTCGATCGCGTCTATATCGTCAAGGTGCCCTACTGTCTGCGGGCCAGCGAGGAGGTCAAGATCTATCAGAAGCTCCTCGAGCACTCCTCGCTCTCCCAGGCGCCCTGCGCCCCGGACACGCTGCGCATGCTGGCACAGTTCTCGGTACTCTCGAGGCTCAAGGAGCCGGAGAACTCCAGCATCTACTCCAAGATGCGCATCTACGACGGCGAGAATCTCAAAGATACCGACCCCAAGGCCAAGTCGATCCAGGAGTATCGCGACAGCGCCGGGGTCGACGAGGGGATGGATGGTCTCTCGACGCGCTTCGCCTTCAAGATCCTCTCCAAGGTATTCAACTTCGATACCCACGAGATCGCCGCCAACCCGGTGCATCTGCTGTATGTGCTCGAACAGCGTCTGGAGCAGGAGCAGTTGCCGAAGGAGGCGCACGAGCGCTACCTGCGCTACATCAAGGAGTACCTGGCACCGCGCTACGTCGACTTCATCGGCAAGGAGATCCAGACCGCCTATCTTGAGTCCTATTCCGAGTATGGCCAGAACATCTTCGACCGCTACGTCACCTACGCCGACTTCTGGATCCAGGATCAGGAGTATCGCGATCCCGAGACCGGCGAGCTGTTCAATCGACAGTCGCTCAACGACGAGCTCGAGAAGATCGAGAAGCCGGCGGGCATCTCCAATCCCAAGGATTTCCGTCACGAGGTGGTCAACTTTGTGCTGCGGGCGCGAGCCCAGAACAATGGCATGAACCCCAGCTGGCAATCCTACGAGAAGCTGCGCGGCGTGATTGAGAAGAAGATGTTCGCCAACACCGAGGAGCTGCTGCCGGTGATCTCGTTCAATGCCAAGGCCTCGGTGGCGGACCAGCGCAAGCACGAGGATTTCGTGGCGCGCATGGTCGATCGCGGCTACACCGAGAAACAGGTGCGCCTGCTCTCCGAGTGGTACCTGCGGGTTCGCAAGTCGCAATGA
- a CDS encoding low specificity L-threonine aldolase, with protein sequence MRLECSPRFLASDNTSGICPEAMEYLVEANRCDDLAYGNDIWTDRAAERFRELFEHDCEVFFVFNGTAANSLTLAAMGRSYHSVICHELAHIETDECGGPEFFSNGAKLLTSPGDNGKLTAQGVEALVIRRSDIHYPKPRVVSLTQATEVGTVYSRNELLAIRSVADKHDLHLHMDGARFANACASLDVSPAELTWKAGVDALCFSGTKNGLAMGEAILFFNRELAEDFAWRCKQAGQLASKMRFIAAPWLGLLESGAWLRNAQHANAMARYLAEGLAKLPGIVPMFPTQANSVFVNLPAPVVERLREWGWTFYTFIGAGGVRFVCAWNTSEELLDTLLSDIRRALESA encoded by the coding sequence ATGCGACTCGAGTGCTCCCCCCGTTTCCTGGCCAGCGACAATACGTCCGGTATCTGTCCCGAAGCCATGGAGTATCTTGTCGAAGCCAATCGCTGCGACGATCTCGCCTACGGCAACGATATCTGGACCGACCGGGCCGCCGAGCGCTTTCGCGAACTGTTCGAGCACGATTGTGAAGTATTCTTTGTGTTCAACGGTACCGCAGCCAACTCGCTGACCCTGGCGGCCATGGGCCGCAGCTACCATAGCGTCATCTGTCATGAGCTGGCGCATATCGAAACCGACGAGTGCGGCGGTCCGGAATTCTTCTCCAATGGGGCCAAGCTGCTGACTAGCCCCGGGGACAACGGCAAGCTGACAGCGCAGGGAGTCGAGGCACTGGTGATCCGGCGCAGCGACATTCACTACCCCAAGCCGCGGGTGGTATCGCTGACCCAGGCCACCGAGGTGGGTACCGTCTATTCACGCAACGAGCTGCTGGCGATTCGCAGCGTGGCCGACAAGCATGATCTGCACCTGCACATGGATGGTGCGCGTTTCGCCAATGCCTGTGCCAGCCTCGACGTCTCGCCTGCCGAACTGACCTGGAAGGCGGGAGTCGATGCGCTGTGCTTCTCGGGCACCAAGAACGGCCTGGCAATGGGCGAGGCGATCCTGTTCTTCAATCGTGAGCTGGCCGAGGATTTCGCCTGGCGCTGCAAGCAGGCGGGGCAGCTCGCCTCCAAGATGCGGTTTATTGCCGCACCCTGGCTCGGACTATTGGAGAGCGGGGCTTGGCTGCGCAATGCCCAGCACGCCAATGCCATGGCCCGTTACCTGGCTGAGGGGCTGGCGAAGCTGCCGGGCATCGTGCCGATGTTCCCGACCCAGGCCAACAGCGTATTCGTCAATTTGCCGGCGCCGGTTGTCGAACGGCTGCGTGAGTGGGGCTGGACGTTCTATACCTTCATTGGCGCCGGCGGTGTGCGCTTCGTCTGTGCCTGGAACACCTCCGAGGAGCTGCTCGACACGCTGCTGAGCGATATTCGTCGGGCGCTCGAGTCGGCCTGA